A window of the Streptomyces sp. NBC_00454 genome harbors these coding sequences:
- a CDS encoding peptide MFS transporter, protein MNASMDMHKKRQRHPRGLATLVLAELWERFSLYGMVAILVHFLAASRGHGGMGLHEGTAEAVEGVYMAMISLLALPGGWIADRFLGARRAVLWGGVVIMAGHVLMAVPNPVFVWPGLVLIVIGTGLLKPNISALVGRLYAPEDDQRRDAGYSIFYMGINLGAVIAPLVVGYLGEEVNWHLGFGAAAVGMALGLVQYVLGGRRLAGQLREEPVVRLTPAERAKVRRTSSYGLVFTAVLIGLLVAAHALSIDNITFVLTIVAVVVPAGVLLSMYRSPKVDAVERTRLRAYVWLFLAATLFWLVYDQMGNELNLFAAQKTDLSLLGWHIPASWTQSLPSLFVIVLAPLFAVFWVRRGKRMSTPFKFGLALLLTGASFVVMSGAAAIASKGVKVSLMWLVGVYVIQVMGEMCLSPVGLSVTTKLAPRAFTNQMMGVWFLAAATGDAIGAQLPRLDAVIGQSWNFLWQGAMVIAAGAVMVFFTKRLKVLTGEAAKGAQSPEQALVAA, encoded by the coding sequence GTGAACGCATCGATGGATATGCACAAGAAGCGGCAGCGGCACCCGCGCGGACTCGCCACCCTGGTCCTCGCCGAGCTGTGGGAGCGCTTCAGCCTCTACGGCATGGTCGCCATCCTCGTGCACTTCCTCGCGGCCTCCCGCGGGCACGGCGGGATGGGCCTCCACGAGGGCACCGCCGAGGCCGTCGAAGGCGTCTACATGGCCATGATCTCGCTGCTGGCCCTGCCCGGCGGCTGGATCGCCGACCGGTTCCTCGGCGCCCGCCGGGCCGTCCTGTGGGGCGGCGTGGTCATCATGGCCGGCCACGTCCTGATGGCCGTCCCGAACCCGGTCTTCGTCTGGCCCGGCCTGGTCCTCATCGTCATCGGCACCGGCCTGCTCAAGCCGAACATCTCCGCCCTCGTCGGCCGGCTGTACGCCCCCGAGGACGACCAGCGCCGCGACGCCGGCTACTCGATCTTCTACATGGGCATCAACCTCGGTGCCGTCATCGCCCCGCTCGTCGTCGGCTACCTCGGCGAGGAGGTCAACTGGCACCTCGGCTTCGGCGCCGCCGCCGTCGGCATGGCGCTGGGCCTCGTCCAGTACGTCCTCGGCGGCCGCAGGCTCGCGGGCCAGCTGCGCGAGGAGCCCGTGGTCCGGCTGACCCCCGCCGAGCGCGCCAAGGTGCGCAGGACCTCCTCGTACGGGCTGGTCTTCACGGCCGTCCTGATCGGCCTGCTGGTCGCCGCGCACGCCCTGAGCATCGACAACATCACCTTCGTGCTCACGATCGTCGCCGTGGTGGTTCCCGCCGGAGTGCTGCTCTCGATGTACCGCAGTCCCAAGGTCGACGCGGTCGAGAGGACCCGGCTGCGCGCCTACGTCTGGCTGTTCCTGGCCGCCACGCTGTTCTGGCTGGTCTACGACCAGATGGGCAACGAGCTGAACCTGTTCGCCGCCCAGAAGACCGACCTGTCCCTGCTGGGCTGGCACATCCCGGCCAGCTGGACCCAGTCGCTGCCCTCCCTCTTCGTGATCGTCCTGGCCCCGCTCTTCGCCGTGTTCTGGGTCCGCCGGGGCAAGCGCATGAGCACCCCGTTCAAGTTCGGCCTGGCCCTGCTGCTGACCGGCGCCTCCTTCGTGGTCATGTCGGGCGCCGCCGCCATCGCCTCCAAGGGCGTCAAGGTCTCGCTGATGTGGCTGGTGGGCGTCTACGTGATCCAGGTGATGGGCGAGATGTGCCTGAGCCCGGTGGGCCTGTCGGTCACCACGAAGCTCGCCCCGCGCGCCTTCACCAACCAGATGATGGGCGTCTGGTTCCTCGCGGCCGCCACCGGAGACGCCATCGGCGCGCAGCTGCCCCGGCTCGACGCGGTCATCGGCCAGAGCTGGAACTTCCTGTGGCAGGGCGCGATGGTGATCGCGGCCGGCGCGGTGATGGTCTTCTTCACCAAGCGGCTCAAGGTGCTGACGGGAGAGGCCGCCAAGGGGGCACAGAGCCCCGAGCAGGCCCTGGTGGCCGCCTGA
- a CDS encoding methyltransferase domain-containing protein: MTRTFDHLVAEAESVSVDGWDFSWLDGRATEQRPSWGYQRLLGERLARVRSALDIQTGGGEVLAGAGPLPPLMAATESWPPNIDKATRLLHPLGAVVVSDSDEPPLPFGDEAFEFVSSRHPVTIWWEEIARVLRPGGTYLSQQVGPASVFELVEYFLGPQPEAVRRGRHPDDAVADATKAGLEVVDLRSERLRTEFHDIGAVIYFLRKVIWMVPGFTVGQHRDRLRELHEQIEREGPFIAHTARFLIEARKTG, translated from the coding sequence ATGACGCGCACTTTCGACCATCTCGTCGCGGAAGCCGAGTCCGTATCCGTGGACGGCTGGGACTTCTCCTGGCTCGACGGCCGGGCCACCGAGCAGCGGCCCTCCTGGGGCTACCAGCGCCTCCTCGGGGAGCGCCTGGCCCGCGTCCGCTCCGCCCTGGACATCCAGACCGGCGGCGGCGAGGTGCTCGCCGGAGCCGGGCCGCTGCCCCCGCTGATGGCCGCCACCGAGTCCTGGCCGCCGAACATCGACAAAGCGACCCGGCTGCTGCATCCGCTCGGCGCGGTGGTGGTCTCGGACAGCGACGAGCCCCCGCTGCCGTTCGGCGACGAGGCGTTCGAGTTCGTCTCCAGCCGGCACCCGGTGACGATCTGGTGGGAGGAGATCGCGCGGGTGCTGCGGCCCGGCGGCACGTACCTCTCCCAGCAGGTCGGTCCGGCGAGCGTCTTCGAGCTGGTCGAGTACTTCCTGGGCCCGCAGCCGGAGGCGGTCCGCCGCGGCCGCCACCCCGACGACGCGGTCGCCGACGCCACGAAGGCGGGGCTGGAGGTGGTCGATCTGCGCTCGGAGCGACTGCGGACGGAGTTCCACGACATCGGAGCCGTGATCTACTTTCTACGGAAGGTGATCTGGATGGTGCCCGGCTTCACGGTCGGGCAGCACCGGGACCGGTTGCGCGAGCTGCACGAACAGATCGAACGCGAAGGCCCGTTCATCGCGCACACCGCCCGATTCCTCATCGAGGCCCGCAAAACGGGCTGA
- a CDS encoding DedA family protein gives MHQLAQSAAQVPGESTQQAIGYPTLFVLVALGALVPVIPTGALVSTAAVVAFHQDSLPFGLLLVFGVSSLAAFAGDLALYWLGRRGVSSRNGSRWLEALRRRASPERLAQAQRKLDEHGVLVLVVSRLLPGGRIPVMLACLLAELPLRRFARGDAPACLAWAATYGLIGILGGSLFSDPWKGVVLAVALTVAISAAPSLWRRLRG, from the coding sequence CTGCACCAGCTCGCGCAGAGCGCGGCGCAGGTCCCCGGCGAATCCACCCAGCAGGCCATCGGCTACCCGACGTTGTTCGTGCTGGTGGCGCTGGGCGCGCTGGTGCCGGTCATCCCGACGGGCGCGCTGGTCAGTACCGCGGCGGTGGTGGCCTTCCACCAGGACTCGCTGCCCTTCGGCCTGTTGCTGGTGTTCGGGGTCTCCTCGCTGGCCGCGTTCGCCGGGGACCTGGCGCTGTACTGGCTGGGCCGGCGCGGGGTCTCCTCCCGCAACGGCTCGCGCTGGCTGGAGGCCCTGCGGCGGCGGGCCTCCCCCGAACGCCTCGCCCAGGCCCAGCGCAAGCTGGACGAGCACGGGGTACTGGTCCTCGTGGTCTCCCGGCTGCTCCCGGGCGGCCGGATCCCCGTGATGCTGGCCTGCCTGCTGGCGGAGCTCCCGCTGCGCCGCTTCGCCCGCGGCGACGCCCCGGCCTGCCTGGCCTGGGCGGCGACCTACGGCCTGATCGGCATCCTGGGCGGCTCGCTCTTCTCGGATCCCTGGAAGGGCGTGGTCCTGGCGGTGGCCCTCACCGTGGCCATCAGCGCGGCCCCGTCCCTGTGGCGGCGCCTGCGCGGCTGA
- a CDS encoding SRPBCC family protein, with protein sequence MSAISKSIDIDRSPEDVYSYITDPTHLPEWQDSAVSAVPMGDLPVHVGSKVVIVRQIGKRRVPTTMQVMELDPPRSWHMHGLDGPVRPDVRGHIEPLDGGTRSRVTLAVDFEGHGVGRALVPLVVKPMVRRDMPRGEEKLKHLLEHSAA encoded by the coding sequence ATGTCCGCGATCAGCAAGAGCATCGACATCGATCGCAGTCCCGAGGACGTCTATTCGTACATCACGGATCCCACGCACCTGCCGGAGTGGCAGGACAGCGCCGTCTCCGCCGTTCCGATGGGCGATCTCCCCGTCCACGTCGGGTCGAAGGTGGTCATCGTCCGCCAGATCGGCAAGCGGCGCGTTCCCACCACCATGCAGGTGATGGAGCTCGATCCGCCGAGGAGCTGGCACATGCACGGCCTGGACGGGCCGGTCCGCCCGGACGTGCGGGGCCACATCGAACCCCTCGACGGCGGGACCCGCTCCCGCGTGACCCTCGCCGTCGACTTCGAGGGCCACGGCGTGGGCAGGGCCCTGGTCCCGCTCGTGGTCAAGCCCATGGTCCGCAGGGACATGCCCCGGGGCGAGGAGAAGCTCAAGCACCTGCTGGAGCACTCCGCCGCCTGA
- a CDS encoding bifunctional 5,10-methylenetetrahydrofolate dehydrogenase/5,10-methenyltetrahydrofolate cyclohydrolase: MDGTALARRISEQTAEYAAKITERTGTAPCLATVLVGEDPASVTYVRMKQNRCAKAGITSRHVELPAETTTEELVATLTALSEDPEISGILLQHPVPHHIDERAAFEAIAPGKDVDGVTMHSFAAMGFGLPGFVSCTPGGIMRLLAAYDVDLTGKHAVVVGRSAILGKPAGMLLLEQNATVTYCHSRTVDLPSIVRQADVLVAAVGKAEFIRGEDIKPGAVVLDAGYNEGNVGDVHFESAAARASLITPVPGGVGPMTIAVLLEQTVQAAAAQAGLALADL, translated from the coding sequence ATGGACGGCACCGCCCTCGCCCGCCGCATCTCGGAGCAGACCGCCGAGTACGCCGCGAAGATCACCGAGCGCACCGGCACCGCACCCTGTCTGGCGACCGTGCTGGTCGGCGAGGACCCCGCGTCCGTCACCTACGTCCGCATGAAGCAGAACCGCTGCGCGAAGGCCGGGATCACCTCCCGCCACGTGGAGCTGCCGGCCGAGACCACCACCGAGGAACTCGTCGCCACCCTGACCGCGCTCTCCGAGGACCCGGAGATCAGCGGCATCCTGCTCCAGCACCCGGTTCCCCACCACATCGACGAGCGCGCCGCCTTCGAGGCCATCGCCCCCGGCAAGGACGTCGACGGGGTCACCATGCACTCCTTCGCCGCCATGGGCTTCGGCCTGCCGGGCTTCGTCTCCTGTACCCCCGGCGGCATCATGCGCCTGCTCGCCGCCTACGACGTGGACCTGACCGGCAAGCACGCCGTGGTCGTCGGCCGCAGCGCCATCCTGGGCAAGCCGGCCGGGATGCTGCTCCTGGAGCAGAACGCCACCGTCACCTACTGCCACTCCCGCACCGTGGACCTGCCGTCGATCGTGCGCCAGGCGGACGTGCTGGTCGCCGCCGTCGGCAAGGCCGAGTTCATCCGGGGCGAGGACATCAAGCCGGGCGCGGTGGTCCTGGACGCCGGGTACAACGAGGGCAACGTCGGCGACGTCCACTTCGAGTCGGCCGCCGCCCGCGCCTCGCTGATCACCCCCGTGCCGGGCGGTGTCGGCCCGATGACCATCGCGGTGCTGCTGGAGCAGACCGTCCAGGCGGCCGCCGCGCAGGCCGGTCTGGCGCTCGCCGACCTCTGA
- a CDS encoding MBL fold metallo-hydrolase yields MPVQITWWGHATCTVEDSGVRLLTDPLFARRLAHLRRRRGALPPPQAALADAVLVSHLHSDHLHLPSLARLAAGTRLLVPRGARRAVPGLARIADVRGLAVTEMSPGDEAAVAGSAGEVRVRAVSASHDGRRLPFGPRLAPALGYVVEGAARTYFAGDTGLFDSMVQEVGPVDVALLPVGGWGPYLGPGHLDPAGAARALALLAPAAALPVHWGTYWPIGMDAVRPHEFHSPGEEFVRHARREAPKVAVVVPAHGERVLLP; encoded by the coding sequence ATGCCGGTGCAGATTACCTGGTGGGGTCATGCCACGTGCACGGTCGAGGACTCCGGGGTCCGGCTGCTGACGGACCCGCTGTTCGCGCGGCGTCTGGCCCATCTGCGGCGCCGTCGCGGGGCGTTGCCCCCGCCGCAGGCGGCGCTCGCGGACGCGGTGCTCGTCTCGCACCTGCACTCCGACCATCTGCATCTGCCCTCGCTGGCACGGCTGGCGGCCGGGACCAGGCTGCTGGTGCCGCGCGGGGCGCGGCGGGCCGTGCCGGGGCTGGCGCGGATCGCGGACGTACGGGGGCTGGCCGTGACGGAGATGTCGCCGGGTGACGAGGCCGCGGTGGCGGGCTCCGCGGGAGAGGTACGGGTACGGGCGGTCAGCGCCTCCCACGACGGCCGGCGGCTGCCGTTCGGGCCGCGGCTGGCCCCGGCGCTCGGGTACGTGGTGGAGGGCGCGGCACGGACGTACTTCGCCGGGGACACCGGGCTGTTCGACTCGATGGTCCAGGAGGTCGGTCCGGTGGACGTGGCCCTGCTGCCGGTGGGCGGCTGGGGCCCCTACCTGGGCCCCGGACACCTGGACCCGGCGGGCGCCGCGCGGGCACTGGCCCTGCTGGCGCCGGCGGCCGCCCTTCCGGTGCACTGGGGGACCTACTGGCCGATCGGGATGGACGCGGTGCGGCCGCACGAGTTCCACTCGCCGGGCGAGGAGTTCGTACGGCATGCGCGGCGGGAGGCCCCGAAGGTGGCCGTGGTGGTGCCGGCACACGGTGAGCGGGTGCTGCTCCCGTGA
- a CDS encoding ATP-binding protein, giving the protein MQAAVTVTPAQLPELLLGLATVRPVFLWGAPGIGKSSLVRRFADSLGLECVSLLGTQLAPEDLIGVPQIRDGRSVFCPPEAIAREEPYCLFLDELNAASPDVQKAFYSLILDRRIGSYELPAGSIVIGAGNRATDNALARPIASALVNRLTHVHLQASAKDWLVWAGENGIHPWVTDYLTDRPDHLWSQPPKSEEPFSTPRSWHMLSDALHSFGPDLDEQTLGVLAHGTLTPAHAVSFRGYAKIVRHTFGIEAVIKGEASWPRRLEDRDLLYYLAEAFRGRLVKDLPARKEHVSPAVRQTAYRAKSLLVQLAEISVEVAQTVIADDADGQPVLPAWFLIEAARDMPRLVEARR; this is encoded by the coding sequence GTGCAGGCTGCCGTCACCGTCACCCCCGCCCAGCTCCCCGAACTGCTCCTCGGACTCGCCACCGTGCGGCCCGTGTTCCTGTGGGGTGCACCCGGGATCGGCAAGTCCTCGCTCGTGCGCAGGTTCGCCGACTCGCTGGGGCTGGAGTGCGTCAGCCTGCTCGGCACGCAGCTCGCGCCCGAGGACCTGATCGGCGTACCGCAGATCCGTGACGGGCGTTCGGTGTTCTGCCCGCCCGAGGCCATCGCCCGCGAGGAGCCGTACTGCCTGTTCCTCGACGAGCTCAACGCCGCGAGCCCGGACGTCCAGAAGGCCTTCTACTCGCTCATCCTCGACCGCCGGATCGGCTCCTACGAGCTCCCGGCCGGTTCCATAGTCATCGGCGCGGGCAACCGGGCCACCGACAACGCCCTGGCCCGCCCCATCGCCTCCGCGCTCGTCAACCGGCTCACCCACGTCCATCTCCAGGCCTCCGCGAAGGACTGGCTGGTGTGGGCCGGTGAGAACGGCATCCACCCCTGGGTCACCGACTACCTCACCGACCGCCCCGACCACCTGTGGTCGCAGCCGCCCAAGAGCGAGGAGCCCTTCTCCACGCCCCGCTCCTGGCACATGCTCTCCGACGCCCTGCACTCCTTCGGCCCGGACCTGGACGAGCAGACCCTCGGGGTGCTCGCGCACGGCACCCTCACCCCCGCGCACGCCGTCTCCTTCCGCGGCTACGCCAAGATCGTCCGCCACACCTTCGGCATCGAGGCGGTCATCAAGGGCGAGGCGAGCTGGCCGCGCCGCCTGGAGGACCGGGACCTGCTGTACTACCTCGCCGAGGCCTTCCGCGGCCGCCTGGTCAAGGACCTCCCGGCCCGCAAGGAACACGTCTCTCCCGCCGTCCGGCAGACCGCCTACCGCGCCAAGTCCCTGCTGGTGCAGCTCGCCGAGATCTCCGTCGAGGTGGCCCAGACCGTCATCGCCGACGACGCCGACGGGCAGCCGGTGCTGCCCGCCTGGTTCCTCATCGAGGCCGCCCGCGACATGCCCCGACTGGTCGAGGCCCGCCGGTGA
- a CDS encoding RNA polymerase sigma factor gives MSLSPSRTFPTEIAESEALVALVERGREQGHINGDDVRQAFEAGRIPVDQWKRVLRSLNQVLDEEGVALHVSAAPATKAPAKKARKAAAAPARTVAKKAAAPPRLIGARKTAAPATAAAISDPSASGTEEEVAAEAAAAPKKRTVKKTAVKKTAVKKTAATKKGAKDGDEGDAPVAEGEDWAAEDLDEGDEKETPKTGGSAGFVLSDDDEDDAPAQTVMVAGATADPVKDYLKLIGKVPLLNAEQEVELAKRIEAGLFSEYKLEEEEDHKPAFKRELEILVEDGRRAKNHLLEANLRLVVSLAKRYTGRGMLFLDLIQEGNVGLIRAVEKFDYTKGFKFSTYATWWIRQAITRAMADQSRTIRIPVHMVEIINKLARVQRQMLQDLGREPTPEELGKELDMTPEKVIEVQKYGREPISLHTPLGEEGDSEFGDLIEDSEAVVPADAVSFTFLQEQLQSILGTLSEREAGVVSMRYGLNDGQPKTLDEIGRVYGVTRERIRQIESKTMSKLRHPSRSQVLRDYLD, from the coding sequence GTGTCGCTCAGCCCGTCCCGTACGTTCCCCACGGAGATCGCCGAATCCGAGGCCCTGGTCGCTCTTGTCGAGCGCGGCCGCGAGCAGGGTCACATCAACGGTGATGACGTGCGCCAGGCCTTCGAGGCCGGCCGCATCCCGGTGGACCAGTGGAAGCGGGTCCTGCGCAGCCTGAACCAGGTCCTCGACGAGGAAGGTGTCGCACTTCACGTCAGTGCGGCGCCCGCGACGAAGGCTCCCGCCAAGAAGGCGCGCAAGGCGGCCGCCGCTCCGGCCCGCACCGTCGCCAAGAAGGCTGCCGCCCCGCCGCGCCTCATCGGCGCGCGCAAGACGGCCGCTCCGGCCACCGCCGCGGCGATATCCGACCCGTCGGCCTCCGGCACCGAGGAGGAGGTGGCGGCGGAAGCCGCCGCCGCACCGAAGAAGCGGACGGTCAAGAAGACCGCCGTGAAGAAGACCGCCGTGAAGAAGACGGCTGCCACGAAGAAGGGCGCCAAGGACGGCGACGAGGGCGATGCCCCCGTGGCCGAGGGCGAGGACTGGGCAGCCGAGGACCTCGACGAGGGCGACGAGAAGGAGACGCCCAAGACGGGCGGCAGCGCCGGCTTCGTCCTGTCCGACGACGACGAGGACGACGCCCCGGCGCAGACGGTCATGGTGGCCGGCGCCACCGCCGACCCCGTCAAGGACTACCTCAAGCTCATCGGCAAGGTGCCGCTGCTCAACGCCGAGCAGGAGGTCGAGCTCGCCAAGCGCATCGAGGCCGGTCTCTTCTCCGAGTACAAGCTCGAAGAGGAGGAGGACCACAAGCCCGCGTTCAAGCGCGAGCTGGAGATCCTGGTCGAGGACGGCCGCCGCGCCAAGAACCACCTGCTGGAGGCCAACCTCCGCCTCGTGGTCTCGCTGGCCAAGCGCTACACCGGCCGCGGCATGCTCTTCCTGGACCTGATCCAGGAGGGCAACGTCGGTCTGATCCGCGCCGTGGAGAAGTTCGACTACACCAAGGGCTTCAAGTTCTCCACGTACGCGACCTGGTGGATCCGCCAGGCGATCACGCGCGCCATGGCGGACCAGTCGCGCACGATCCGCATCCCCGTCCACATGGTCGAGATCATCAACAAGCTGGCCCGTGTCCAGCGCCAGATGCTCCAGGACCTCGGCCGGGAGCCCACTCCGGAGGAGCTGGGCAAGGAACTCGACATGACCCCCGAGAAGGTCATCGAGGTCCAGAAGTACGGCCGCGAGCCGATCTCCCTGCACACCCCGCTGGGTGAGGAGGGCGACAGCGAGTTCGGTGACCTCATCGAGGACTCCGAAGCGGTCGTGCCGGCCGACGCGGTCTCCTTCACCTTCCTCCAGGAGCAGCTCCAGTCGATCCTGGGCACGCTCTCGGAGCGCGAGGCGGGCGTGGTCTCCATGCGCTACGGCCTCAACGACGGCCAGCCGAAGACCCTCGACGAGATCGGCCGCGTGTACGGGGTCACCCGTGAGCGCATCCGCCAGATCGAGTCGAAGACCATGTCGAAGCTCCGTCACCCGTCGCGTTCGCAGGTGCTGCGCGACTACCTCGACTAA
- a CDS encoding phage holin family protein: protein MLRGRWRSAGGTALRVIIVWAVSTLTMLALAGILPDFRLQPEGGDRDSITQIGLTAALAAGAFGLLSALVWPVLVRALLLVPALVLGLLVFFLNGSLLLIALSLIPAGRGDVAPETAVVVAAVMSAVASATSTALAVRDDEAYRRRLYRLADRRRRRQRREGAPGAGEHAPGLVFLQLDGVGYEALRNAAGSGLMPTVADWLDRTHRIRSWRTDWSSQTGASQLGILHGSNFDVPAFRWYEKDTGEVMVCNRPTSAAELQRRAVGRTGHGGLLTLDGASRGNLFSGGAGQLALVLSVSARRGPENRSRAGYFAYFSDPANSVRTALSFTAEVGREITQSLRGRLRGERPRVGRGGLYPLIRAFATVVERDVVVAAVIGDMLAGRAAVYADLVAYDEVAHHSGPRGRDTDQVLARMDRSLALIARVAEHAPRDYRIVLLSDHGQSPGETFLGRYGLTLKDLVRAGCGLPVSRKAGRTHSGAEARAAVRAALHRPVEEEDGEARPGRGPDPVVLASGNLGLISFPDLPGRASRERIERAYPALLTTLASHPGVGFLLVDGVVLGPDGAEARLDVPGAAEELLAEFGPGAARAVRRTDSFPHVADVMVNSAYDPRTGAVHAFEEQIGSHGGLGGEQGHPFLMWPVDLAEPEPGPGVELVGAESVHEVLRGWLREADGPQVPVAPGGHEGGAAAAPAA from the coding sequence GTGTTGCGAGGCCGGTGGCGGAGCGCGGGCGGCACCGCGCTGCGGGTGATCATCGTCTGGGCGGTGTCCACCCTCACGATGCTCGCCCTCGCGGGGATCCTTCCCGACTTCAGGCTCCAGCCCGAGGGCGGGGACCGCGACAGCATCACGCAGATAGGACTGACGGCGGCCCTCGCCGCCGGTGCGTTCGGCCTCCTGAGCGCCCTGGTATGGCCGGTTCTCGTCCGTGCCCTGCTGCTCGTCCCGGCCCTGGTGCTCGGCCTGCTCGTCTTCTTCCTCAACGGCTCCCTGCTGCTGATAGCCCTCAGCCTGATCCCGGCCGGGCGCGGCGATGTGGCCCCGGAGACGGCCGTGGTGGTCGCGGCCGTCATGTCCGCCGTGGCGTCGGCCACGTCCACCGCCCTCGCCGTACGGGACGACGAGGCCTACCGCCGCCGGCTCTACCGGCTCGCCGACCGGCGCCGCCGCAGGCAGCGGCGCGAGGGCGCACCGGGGGCCGGCGAGCACGCGCCCGGCCTGGTCTTCCTCCAGCTCGACGGGGTCGGGTACGAGGCGCTGCGCAACGCCGCGGGCAGCGGCCTGATGCCCACGGTCGCCGACTGGCTCGACCGGACCCACCGCATCAGGTCCTGGCGGACCGACTGGTCCAGTCAGACCGGCGCCAGCCAGCTCGGCATCCTGCACGGCTCCAACTTCGACGTGCCCGCCTTCCGCTGGTACGAGAAGGACACCGGCGAGGTCATGGTCTGCAACCGGCCCACCAGCGCCGCCGAACTCCAGCGGCGCGCGGTCGGGCGCACCGGACACGGCGGCCTGCTCACCCTCGACGGAGCCAGTCGCGGCAACCTCTTCAGCGGCGGCGCGGGCCAGCTGGCCCTCGTCCTGTCCGTCTCAGCGCGCCGGGGCCCCGAGAACCGCTCCCGCGCCGGCTACTTCGCGTACTTCTCCGACCCGGCCAACTCCGTGCGCACCGCGCTGTCCTTCACCGCCGAGGTCGGCCGGGAGATCACCCAGTCCCTGCGCGGCCGCCTGCGCGGGGAGCGGCCGCGCGTCGGCCGCGGCGGGCTGTACCCGCTGATCCGCGCCTTCGCGACGGTGGTGGAGCGGGACGTGGTGGTCGCGGCGGTGATCGGCGACATGCTGGCCGGGCGCGCCGCGGTCTACGCCGACCTCGTCGCCTACGACGAGGTCGCCCACCACTCGGGCCCGCGCGGCCGGGACACCGACCAGGTGCTCGCCCGCATGGACCGCAGCCTCGCCCTGATCGCCCGGGTCGCCGAGCACGCGCCCCGGGACTACCGGATCGTGCTGCTCTCGGACCACGGCCAGAGCCCGGGGGAGACCTTCCTCGGCCGGTACGGGCTCACCCTGAAGGACCTGGTCCGCGCGGGCTGCGGGCTGCCCGTGTCCCGCAAGGCCGGCCGGACGCACAGTGGGGCCGAGGCGCGTGCCGCGGTACGGGCCGCCCTGCACCGTCCGGTCGAGGAGGAGGACGGGGAGGCACGCCCCGGGCGGGGCCCGGACCCCGTGGTGCTGGCGTCCGGCAACCTCGGGCTGATCTCCTTCCCGGACCTGCCCGGCCGGGCGTCGAGGGAGCGGATCGAGCGCGCGTACCCCGCCCTGCTGACGACCCTGGCCTCCCATCCCGGGGTGGGGTTCCTGCTGGTGGACGGGGTGGTGCTGGGGCCGGACGGGGCCGAGGCGCGGCTCGACGTGCCTGGCGCGGCGGAGGAGCTGCTGGCGGAGTTCGGGCCGGGGGCGGCGCGGGCGGTGCGGCGCACGGACTCCTTCCCGCACGTGGCCGACGTGATGGTGAACTCGGCGTACGACCCGCGGACGGGCGCGGTGCACGCCTTCGAGGAGCAGATCGGCTCGCACGGGGGCCTGGGCGGGGAGCAGGGGCACCCGTTCCTGATGTGGCCGGTGGACCTGGCGGAGCCGGAGCCCGGGCCGGGCGTGGAGCTGGTGGGCGCGGAGTCGGTGCACGAGGTGCTGCGGGGCTGGCTCCGCGAGGCGGACGGCCCCCAGGTGCCGGTCGCCCCCGGTGGCCACGAGGGTGGGGCGGCCGCCGCGCCCGCGGCGTAA